DNA from Rhizobacter sp. J219:
GCTGCGCCTGATCCCCGGCCTCGACGTGTGGCGCCCGGCCGACACGACCGAGACGATGGTTGCGTGGGCCTCGGCCATCGAGAGCAAGAGCCGCCCGAGCGCGCTGCTGCTCTCGCGCCAGAACCTCACCTACTCGCCCAAGGCCAGTCTCGACGGCATCGCCCGCGGCGCCTACGTGCTGGCCGAGCCCAGCGAAGTGGGCCTCAAGAAGAAGGCACAGGCGGTCATCATCGCCACCGGCTCCGAGGTGCAGCTTGCGCTGCACGCGCAGATGCAGCTCGCGGTGAGCGGCATCGCGGTGCGCGTGGTGAGCATGCCCTCGACCAGCGTCTTCGATCGCCAGAGCGTCGACTACAAGGCCTCGGTGCTGCCCGCCGGCCTGCCGCGCATCGCGGTGGAGATGGGTGTGACCGACGGCTGGTGGAAGTACGGCTGCGCCGCGGTGGTCGGCATCGACACCTACGGCGAATCGGCCCCGGCCGGCGTGCTCTTCAAGCACTTCGGCTTCACCTCTGAAAACGTCGCCGACACCGTGCGCGCGGTGTTGCAGAACAAGCGTTGAACGGACAACAGGTTTTCTACATAGGAGCGAATGACATGACCATCAAGATCGGCATCAACGGCTTCGGCCGCATCGGGCGCATGGTGCTGCGCGCCGCCGTCGCCAACTTCAAGGACGTCCAGATCGTCGGCATCAACGACCTGCTGGAGCCCGACTACCTCGCGTACATGCTGCAGTACGACTCGGTGCACGGCCGCTTCGACGGTGAGGTCAAGGTCGACGGCAACACGCTGATCGTCAACGGCCAGAAGATCCGCCTCACCGCCGTGAAGGACCCGGCCGAGCTGAAGTGGAACGAGGTCGGTGCCGACATCGTCGTCGAATCGACCGGCCTCTTCCTCACCAAGGAAACCGCGCAGAAGCACATCGACGCCGGCGCCAAGAAGGTGGTGATGTCGGCCCCGTCGAAGGACGACACGCCGATGTTCGTCTTCGGCGTGAACGACAAGTCGTACAAGGGCGAGGCCATCATCTCCAACGCCTCGTGCACCACCAACTGCCTGGCGCCGCTCGCCAAGGTGCTGAACGACAAGTGGGGCATCAAGCGCGGCCTGATGACCACCGTGCACGCCGCCACCGCCACGCAGAAGACCGTCGACGGCCCGTCGAACAAGGACTGGCGCGGCGGCCGCGGCATCCTCGAGAACATCATCCCGTCGTCGACCGGCGCCGCCAAGGCCGTGGGCGTGGTGATCCCCGAGCTGAACAAGAAGCTGACCGGCATGTCGTTCCGCGTGCCGACCTCCGACGTCTCGGTGGTCGACCTGACCGTCGAACTGGTGAAGGAAGCGACCTACAAGGAAATCTGCGCCGAGATGAAGGCGCAGTCCGAAGGCGCGATGAAGGGCGTGCTGGGCTACACCGAAGACAAGGTCGTCGCGACCGACTTCCGTGGCGACCCGCGCACCTCGATCTTCGACGCCGAAGCCGGCATTGCGCTCGACGGCACCTTCGTCAAGCTCGTGTCCTGGTACGACAACGAGTGGGGCTACTCCAACAAGGTGCTGGAGATGGTGCGCGTCATCGCCAAGTGATGGCGGCCCCTTGGCCGACGGGGACGTCGGCCGATCCCCCGAGGGGATGCGGGCCGGCTTGGGAGCGGCCCGGCGCTCGGCCCGCTCTCCGATAACCGCACCGCAGCAAAAAGGCCTCGCAAGAGGCCTTTTTCATGTCCGGCCCGACTTTCTTGAAACCGGGCGTATCCGTCCGGTGATTTGCCGCCTGCGGTGAAACGCAGCCGCGACGGGCCTGCCTACACTTGCCGCCACGCTGGCCGCCGGGGAATCCATGGAGTGGCGCTCAGCGGGCACAAATTCCAACAGGAGTTCTTCATGCGCAAATCCTGGCCCGCCGCGGTCGCCCTCGCCTTGCTGGCACCGCTGGGCCTTCATTCGCCGCCGCTGCAGGCGCAGAGTGCGCCGGCGGCCGCGCCGAACGCGCGGGTGATCGTCCAGTTCAAAGCCGGCTCCGCGCTGCTGAATGAGCGTCCCCAGGCTCAATCCGCCGGTGTCTCGCGTGCACAGGCGCTTGGGCAGCGGATGGGGTTGCGCCTCAGCTCCGGCCGAGCGTTGAGCGAGCGCTCCCAAGTCGTTAGGGCCACCGGCATCAGCTCGGCCGACCTGGCCCGCCGGCTGGCGGCGCAGCCCGATGTCGAATATGCAGAGCCAGATCTGCGACAGCGTCGCATGGCCGCGCCCGACGACCCGCGCTACAACTCGGTTCTGCTGGGCATTGGCGGGCCGGTGTCAGGCCAGTGGTATCTGAAGCCGCCGAGTCCGACGCTGGTTTCGGCAATCAACGCCGAGACCGCGTGGGACACCACCCCCGGCAGCAACACAGTAGTGGTGGCCGTGCTCGACACCGGCGTGCGTTTCGACCACCCTGATCTGCTCGCGGCGGGCGTTGGCAACCTGCTGGCTGGCTACGACATGGTCGGCGGCGACCCTTCCAATATCACTGCCGAGGAGTTGGCGACGGCCAACGACAACAACGGCTACGACGCCAACGCCGAGGATCCGGGGGATTGGGTCAGCAGCGGGGATCTCTCCAGCGGCAATTTCGACCCCAGCGATTGTTTTGTGGAAAACAGCAGCTGGCACGGCACGCAGACCGCCAGCCTGGTCGGAGCCCTGACCAACAACGCCGTCGGCATGGCCAGCGTCGGGCGCAACGTGCGCGTGCTGCCGGTGCGGGTGCTCGGCAAGTGTGGCGGCTACACCTCCGATATCGCGGCGGGGATTCGCTGGGCAGCCGGACTGTCCGTTCCCAACGTGCCGGCCAACGCCAACCCAGCGAAGGTCATCAACATGAGCCTGGGTGGCGGCGGGGCTTGCTCGACGACCTATCAGAACGCGATCACCGCAGCCATCGCCCAAGGTGTCGTGGTCGTGGCGTCCGCCGGCAACAGCGGCGGCCTGGCAGTGTCTTCGCCCGCAAACTGCAGCGGCGTGATCGCCGTCAGCGGCCTGCGCCACGTCGGCACCAAGGTGGGCTTTGCCGATCTCGGGTCGGAGGTCGCCATTTCGGCACCGGGCGGCAATTGCGTGAACACGACCGGCACCTGCCTGTACCCGATCATCACGGCCACCAACAGTGGTACGACCACACCGTCGACCTCGACCTATACCGACGGCGACAACGCCGCCGTCGGCACCAGCTTTTCGGCACCACTGGTAGCCGGCACTGTGGGCCTGATGTTCTCGGTGAACTCGAGCATGACGGTCAGCGAGGTGCGTGCCGCGCTGCAGGGCAGCGCGCGAGTCTTCCCCAACACCGGCGGCGGCTTGACCACCACCACCTGCCGTGCGCCCGACAACACCGCCCAGGACGAGTGCTACTGCACCACCAGCACCTGTGGTGCCGGCATGCTCGACACCAATGCTGCGGTGCTCGCGGCCCAGCGCGGCCTGCAGGCCCGCATCACCCAGAGCGTCGCGACGCCGGCAGCCACGCAGGCGCTGACGCTGAGCGTCGCCAACAGCTACGTCGTGAGCCCGCGCACTCTCACGACGTACCAGTGGACCCTCGTCGACGGCGGCGGCATCGTCACCAGCCTGGGCACGAGCACCACCGGGCCGACCGTGACGGTGACCCCGACGGCCGCAGGGCGTTTCCGTGTCAGCGTCACCGTCACCGACAGCACAGGCGCCCAATCCACCACGGAGCAGGCGATGACCGTCGGGGCCGCGCCGCTCGCCGTCGGAGGCGGGGGGTGGCGGCGGCGGTGGGGGCTTGGGCCTCGTCTGGCTGGCCGGTCTCGCGATGGCGGTGTTGGCCCTGCAGATCCAGCGGAACCGCGCTTGCTCCCTGAAGGTGTCGCGCCGCCGGCGATGAGGTGACACTCCCCCGCGGCGCTCCCGTCTTGAAGGAGAACGCGCCATGGGGGATTGGAGCAAGGCCGGTCGGCAATTTGCGGTGCTGGCGGCGGTAGGACTGACCGCCTGCGTTGCGCACGCCGCGCCGGTCGACGGCCTAATCGTCAAGTTGCGAGACGCGCCTGCGCATGAACGCGCGGCCCGCTTGAGCGCCACCGACCAGGCCGCGCACACCGAGCGCCTGCAGCGGCTGCTGCAGCACGAGCGCATGACCGAAGCGCGCACGCGACCGGCCGGGCGCGATGCGCAGCACCTGCACTTCGGCCGCCGTCTCTCGGACGCAGAGGCCCACACCCTGGCCGCGCGCCTGCGTGCCCACCCCGATGTCGAATGGGTCGAGCCCAACACCCGCGAACGGCTGCTGCAGGCGCTGCCCACGCCCAACGACACCTACTTCCCCTACGTCTCGCCGACCGACCTTGGCCAATGGTGGCTGCGTCCGGCGGGTGAGACGACCGGCGGCCAACTGCCGAGCTTCGGCGCGCCCAGCGTGCAGGCCGCCTGGGCCCGCCAGACCGGCCGCCCGACTGCGGTGGTGGCCGTGCTCGACACCGGCATCACCCCGCATGTCGACCTCGCCGGCCGTGTGCTCGCCGGCCACGATTTCGTGACCGACGTCGAGTACGCCAACGACAGCAATGGCCGCGACACCGACCCGTCCGACCCGGGCGACTGGGTCTCGCAGGCCGACATCACCGGCAACCCCGATGCCTTCGGTGACTGCCCCGAGCAGCCCAGCTCGTGGCACGGCACCATCATCAGCGGCATCGTCGCCGCCGCCACGAACAACACCACCGGCGTGGCCGGCATCAGCTGGAACGGGCGTGTGCTGCCGGTGCGCGTGGCGGGCAAGTGCGGGGCGACGGTGCTCGACATCACCGACGGCATGCGCTGGGCCGCGGGCCTCACGGTGGCGGGGGGCGCCGGTCAACCTCAACCCGGCGCGCATCGTCAACATCAGCTTCGGCGGCAGCGCGCCCTGCGGCAGCCTTTACCAGAGCACGGTCAACGAGCTGGCGAGCCTGGGCGTGGTGGTGGTCGCCGCGGCCGGCAACGAGAGAGGCGCGGTGACACGCCCGGCGAGCTGCAGCGGCGTGGTCGGCGTGGCCGCCTTGGCGCGCGACGGCCTCAAGGCCTCGTATTCCAACTTCGGCCCGCAGGTCACCGTCTCGACCGTCGGCGGCGACCCGGGTGTCGACGACGGCCTGCTCACGCTGCTCAACACCGGCATGCAGTCGCCGGGCGCCGACAGCTACGGCAACGTGTTCGGCACCAGCTTCGCAACGCCGGTGGTGTCGGGCGTGGTCAGCCTGATGCTGAGCGTCAACGAGCAGCTCACGGTGGCCCAGGTCATCGCCGGCCTGCGCGCGACGGCGCTGCCGCATGTGCAGTCGTCGAGCGGCGTGCCGGCATGCTCGTCGGCCAACCCCGACGTGTGCGTGTGCACCACCAGCACCTGCGGTGCCGGCGTGCTCGATGCGCCGGGCGCGCTGGCGTATGCCGCGTCGCCGCCTTCCCCGGGCAGGTCGGGCGACGAAGGGGGCGGCGCGCTCGGGTGGATGTGGCTGCTGGGCCTCGCGCTCGCGGTGGCGGCGCTGGCCGCGCTGCGTCAGCCGATCAGGGCCGGGCGCAGGGGATGAACGCCTTGCCGAGCAGGGCCTCGGCGCGCAGCCCGGCCAGGCGGGACTGCAGGGTTGCGTCAGCCCGCTCCACGCGCAGGCTGTGGGTGACGGCGGGTGCCGACAGCGGCATCACGCGGGCCGTGCGCACGCCGCGCTGGGTGACTTCGGCCAGCGCCTTGTCGGCTGCGGCGCGGTTGTCGTAGCGGCCGAGGGCCAGGCCGTCGGCCAGCTCGGGCGGCCCGTTGCGCAACTCCTCGAAGCCGATCTTCAGGCGTTTCAGTTCGTCGGCCTTCTTCTGCAGCGCTTCGCGGTTCGGGTACTTGCCCATGTAGACGATCCACACGCCGGGCGATTCGGTCTTCAGGCTGGCCCAGCTACCGGCCGGCAGCACGGTTTGCAGCACGCCTTCGGCGGCGGTGATTTGCGCCGGTGTGTAGGGCCCGGCTTCCAGGCAGGCGGGCGGGGTCTCGGCGGCGGCCGCCGCGAGCGCCACGGCCGAGGCCGGGACCACACGGATGGTGTCGGGCTTGACCTGGCGCGTCAGCCGGTCGGGCTCGCGGTCGCCCTGGGCCCGCACGCCGGTCAGGTTGTCGAGCATGCCTTGGGTCCACGCGTAGAACGCGAGGTTGGCCAGCAGCAGCACGACAACCAGCAGGCGCAGCATCAGCGGCTGTCCTCGGCGCTCAGACCGAGCCGCACGCTCACCTCGCCGCTGCTCACCTCGTGCAGCGTCTCGCCTTCACGCACCAGCAGCGCGCCCTTGGGCGAAATGCCGGCGGCCACGCCGGTCGGCACGCCCGCCTGGGTGGTGGTGACAACCTGGCCGCGCAACAGGTCGCGGGCGGCGTAGCGTTCGGCAAACGGGGCGAAGCCGTGCTGCTCGAACGCCTTCAGCGCTCTCACCAGCGGCTCGGCCACCTGCGCCAGAGCGCTCGGGGCGCTGGTCGCGGCGTCGAGTTCCTGCAGGCAGGCGTAGCCGCTGCTCAGGTCTTCCAGCGGCTGCGGCAACACGTTCAGGCCGATGCCGACCACCGCCAGGCGTACCGGCCCGGCCGTCACCGTCTCGATCAGGATGCCGCCCAGCTTGCGCCCCGGTGGAGCGCCAAGCGCCGCTTGCGGGTCCATCAGCCACAGGTCGTTGGGCCACTTGAGGCCCACGCGGGGGGCCGGGCCGGTGGGATCGAGCGCGTCGGCGATCGCCACGCCGACCGCCAGCGACAGGCCCGACCAGTCGGCCGGATTGAGCGGCAGCGACAAAGAAAACGTCAGCGAGGCGCCGACGCTGGATTGCCAGGTGCGCCCTAGACGGCCCCGGCCGCCGGTCTGGTGCTCGGCCACCAGCAAGCAGGGCTGGACGTCAGCGGCGCGGCGGCCGAACGCGCCGCTCTCGACGCTGCGGCGCACCTGCACCAGCTCGTCGGTCGGCGGCTCGGCCCGCACGCGCGCCCGTTCAAGCAGTGCGCTGTTGGTGGAGACGCTGCGCGCCACCACCTCGATGCTCAGGCCGGGCAACAGCGGCTCCAGCCGCTGCCACAGCGACTCGGCACCCCATTGCAATGCGTGGCTCTGGCTCATCGGTCAGCGACCTTCAGCGTTTCGGCGACAGCATGGTGCCGCGGCAATTCTTCGCGCCGCAGCGGCACTCGTATTCTTTCTTCAACTTGGCCGTGTAGGGCTCATCAATCGTGAGGCCGTAGTCGTAAAACAGCTCCTCGCCCGGCTTGATGGCCCGCAAGGCCTTGATGAACACACGGCCATTCTGCTCGTCCGCCTCGCAGTTGGGGTTGCAGGCGTGGTTGATCCAGCGGGCCGAGTTGCCGCCCACGTTGGCATCGATCGCATCGCCGCTGTCGAGCGAGAAATAGAAGGTGTGGTTCGGGTCGTTGGGGTCGTGCGGGTGCCGGCGCAGCGCCTCGGGCCAGGAGATGGTCTCGCCCTTGTATTCGATGATGGTCTCGCCCTTGGCGATGGGGGCGATGGCGTACACGCCCTTGCCGTGCACGCCGCTGCGGCGGACCTGGATGCGCTTGCCGCCAGAAGGCGCCTTCGTGGCGAGGGTGGGGCTGGCGGCGCGGCGGGCTTGCGTCATCGTTCTGTTTGGGTACATTGAATTCATGGGTGCGCGCGTGCGTGTGTGCGCGTACATGTGCGCACGCATGCGCGCGAGAGCCCGGATTGTAGAGAGAGCGCCGGCGACCCCGGCATCCAGAACACAGAAAGAGCCATGAGCAAGTCTTTGATCATTGCGGAGAAGCCGTCGGTCGCGCAGGACATCGTGCGCGCACTGACGCCGGTCGCCGGCAAGTTCGACAAGCACGACGAGTATTTCGAAGGCGAGCACCACATCGTGACCTCGGCGGTGGGCCACCTGCTGGAGATCAAGGCGCCGGAGGAATACGACGTCAAGCGCGGCAAGTGGAGCTTTGCCAACCTGCCGGTGATCCCGCCGCATTTCGAGCTGAACCCGATCGACAAGAGCAAGGGGCGGCTCAACGCGATCGTCAAGCTCGTCAAGCGCAAGGACGTGACCGAACTCATCAACGCCTGCGACGCGGGGCGCGAGGGCGAGCTGATCTTCCGCCTGATCCAGCAGCACGCGAAGAGCAAGCACCCGGTCAGGCGACTGTGGCTGCAGAGCATGACGCCGCAGGCCATCCGCGAGGGCTTCGAGAACCTGCGCTCCGACAAGGAACTGCAGGGCCTGGCCGAAGCCGCGCGCAGCCGCTCGGAAGCCGACTGGCTGGTGGGCATCAACGGCACCCGCGCGATGACCGCCTTCAACTCGCGCGACGGTGGCTTCTTCCTCACCACCGTCGGCCGCGTGCAGACGCCCACGCTCAGCATCGTGGTCGAGCGCGAGGAAAAGATCCGCAAGCACGTGGCGCGCGACTACTGGGAAATCAAGGCAAGCTTCGCCGCCCAGGCCGGCGAGTACGAAGGCAAGTGGTTTGATCCCAAGTGGAAGAAGAACGCCGACGACGCCGAACTGCGTGCCGACCGCGTGTGGGACGCGAAGACCGCGCAGGCGATCGCCGAGGCGGTGCGTGGCCAGCCCGCCACCGTGACGGAAGAGAGCAA
Protein-coding regions in this window:
- a CDS encoding SET domain-containing protein, with amino-acid sequence MTQARRAASPTLATKAPSGGKRIQVRRSGVHGKGVYAIAPIAKGETIIEYKGETISWPEALRRHPHDPNDPNHTFYFSLDSGDAIDANVGGNSARWINHACNPNCEADEQNGRVFIKALRAIKPGEELFYDYGLTIDEPYTAKLKKEYECRCGAKNCRGTMLSPKR
- a CDS encoding S8 family serine peptidase, with protein sequence MCCRCAWRASAGRRCSTSPTACAGPRASRWRGAPVNLNPARIVNISFGGSAPCGSLYQSTVNELASLGVVVVAAAGNERGAVTRPASCSGVVGVAALARDGLKASYSNFGPQVTVSTVGGDPGVDDGLLTLLNTGMQSPGADSYGNVFGTSFATPVVSGVVSLMLSVNEQLTVAQVIAGLRATALPHVQSSSGVPACSSANPDVCVCTTSTCGAGVLDAPGALAYAASPPSPGRSGDEGGGALGWMWLLGLALAVAALAALRQPIRAGRRG
- the gap gene encoding type I glyceraldehyde-3-phosphate dehydrogenase, which encodes MTIKIGINGFGRIGRMVLRAAVANFKDVQIVGINDLLEPDYLAYMLQYDSVHGRFDGEVKVDGNTLIVNGQKIRLTAVKDPAELKWNEVGADIVVESTGLFLTKETAQKHIDAGAKKVVMSAPSKDDTPMFVFGVNDKSYKGEAIISNASCTTNCLAPLAKVLNDKWGIKRGLMTTVHAATATQKTVDGPSNKDWRGGRGILENIIPSSTGAAKAVGVVIPELNKKLTGMSFRVPTSDVSVVDLTVELVKEATYKEICAEMKAQSEGAMKGVLGYTEDKVVATDFRGDPRTSIFDAEAGIALDGTFVKLVSWYDNEWGYSNKVLEMVRVIAK
- a CDS encoding biotin--[acetyl-CoA-carboxylase] ligase yields the protein MSQSHALQWGAESLWQRLEPLLPGLSIEVVARSVSTNSALLERARVRAEPPTDELVQVRRSVESGAFGRRAADVQPCLLVAEHQTGGRGRLGRTWQSSVGASLTFSLSLPLNPADWSGLSLAVGVAIADALDPTGPAPRVGLKWPNDLWLMDPQAALGAPPGRKLGGILIETVTAGPVRLAVVGIGLNVLPQPLEDLSSGYACLQELDAATSAPSALAQVAEPLVRALKAFEQHGFAPFAERYAARDLLRGQVVTTTQAGVPTGVAAGISPKGALLVREGETLHEVSSGEVSVRLGLSAEDSR
- a CDS encoding S8 family peptidase → MRKSWPAAVALALLAPLGLHSPPLQAQSAPAAAPNARVIVQFKAGSALLNERPQAQSAGVSRAQALGQRMGLRLSSGRALSERSQVVRATGISSADLARRLAAQPDVEYAEPDLRQRRMAAPDDPRYNSVLLGIGGPVSGQWYLKPPSPTLVSAINAETAWDTTPGSNTVVVAVLDTGVRFDHPDLLAAGVGNLLAGYDMVGGDPSNITAEELATANDNNGYDANAEDPGDWVSSGDLSSGNFDPSDCFVENSSWHGTQTASLVGALTNNAVGMASVGRNVRVLPVRVLGKCGGYTSDIAAGIRWAAGLSVPNVPANANPAKVINMSLGGGGACSTTYQNAITAAIAQGVVVVASAGNSGGLAVSSPANCSGVIAVSGLRHVGTKVGFADLGSEVAISAPGGNCVNTTGTCLYPIITATNSGTTTPSTSTYTDGDNAAVGTSFSAPLVAGTVGLMFSVNSSMTVSEVRAALQGSARVFPNTGGGLTTTTCRAPDNTAQDECYCTTSTCGAGMLDTNAAVLAAQRGLQARITQSVATPAATQALTLSVANSYVVSPRTLTTYQWTLVDGGGIVTSLGTSTTGPTVTVTPTAAGRFRVSVTVTDSTGAQSTTEQAMTVGAAPLAVGGGGWRRRWGLGPRLAGRSRDGGVGPADPAEPRLLPEGVAPPAMR